One Thermodesulfobacteriota bacterium DNA segment encodes these proteins:
- a CDS encoding uracil-DNA glycosylase: MFYIIQMSREREIKEIAGDLRRYYEFQKEMGVKRVFREMREETAGDRTERQYPGPEEAVTKKRTVAREDRGAAPNEEIISVPEQMGMFDSSTKIMPLGEIKKELMERMSSRLFEGSRQIVFGEGNPKARLVFVGEAPGRDEDIQGRPFVGRAGQLLNKIIEAMGLKREDVYISNIVKSRPPDNRTPTPEEMAEWEPFLFQELRSINPEVVVCLGSTAAQSILKTKASLGSLRGKFHRYGKFKVMVTYHPAALLRNPNFKKPLWEDMQQVMKELGISRPGD; this comes from the coding sequence GTGTTTTATATAATACAGATGAGCAGGGAGCGCGAAATAAAAGAGATAGCCGGGGACTTGAGGCGGTACTACGAATTCCAGAAAGAGATGGGGGTGAAGAGGGTATTCAGGGAAATGAGGGAGGAGACCGCCGGAGACAGAACGGAAAGGCAGTACCCCGGACCGGAGGAAGCCGTGACGAAAAAAAGAACCGTTGCCAGAGAAGACAGGGGAGCAGCACCTAACGAAGAGATAATAAGCGTGCCGGAGCAGATGGGGATGTTCGATTCGTCCACGAAGATAATGCCGCTCGGGGAGATAAAGAAGGAGCTTATGGAGCGGATGTCGTCGAGGCTTTTCGAGGGGAGCCGGCAGATCGTTTTCGGCGAGGGGAATCCGAAGGCGCGGCTCGTATTCGTCGGCGAGGCCCCGGGGAGGGACGAGGACATACAGGGGAGGCCGTTCGTCGGGAGGGCCGGGCAGCTACTGAACAAGATTATAGAGGCTATGGGGCTTAAGAGGGAGGATGTTTATATTTCGAATATCGTGAAGTCGAGGCCGCCCGACAACAGGACCCCTACCCCGGAGGAGATGGCGGAGTGGGAGCCGTTCCTGTTCCAGGAGCTGAGGTCGATAAACCCAGAGGTGGTGGTATGCCTCGGAAGCACGGCGGCGCAGTCGATTCTCAAAACGAAGGCGAGCCTCGGGAGCCTGCGCGGAAAATTTCACCGTTACGGAAAGTTCAAAGTCATGGTAACTTATCATCCGGCGGCGCTTCTCAGAAACCCGAACTTCAAGAAGCCCCTTTGGGAAGACATGCAGCAGGTCATGAAGGAGCTTGGAATTTCCAGACCGGGCGATTAG